A region of Toxorhynchites rutilus septentrionalis strain SRP chromosome 1, ASM2978413v1, whole genome shotgun sequence DNA encodes the following proteins:
- the LOC129770316 gene encoding uncharacterized protein LOC129770316, with amino-acid sequence MMRKHTRTSDRKKWSQNGLNAAMRHAFLVHCVPRKTLERYLHCADPLQLQLLGSFGNIFTTEQYSRYGQRFYGVTTREIRKLAYDLAERNDIPHPSNSQKQLAGIDWLAGFRKYHPQLSFRTSEATSVARAQEFNRIAVGKFYDSLENVQQKYNIPRQFNVDENSVIPVQTRNSKILTMRGKRQKSAITSAEC; translated from the exons ATGATGCGGAAGCATACCAGAACATCCGATCGTAAAAAGTGGTCACAGAACGGCTTGAACGCGGCAATGCGACATGCATTCTTAGTGCATTGTGTCCCGCGGAAAACACTTGAACGTTATTTACATTGTGCAGATCCTTTGCAGCTCCAGCTGCTCGGATCATTTGGTAATATTTTTACGACGGAGCAGTATTCTCGCTATGGACAACGATTCTACGGTGTTACGACAAGAGAAATCCGGAAGCTGGCGTATGATTTGGCCGAAAGAAATGATATTCCTCACCCTTCCAATAGCCAAAAGCAATTAGCCGGAATAGATTGGTTGGCTGGCTTTCGAAAGTACCACCCACAACTCTCTTTTCGAACATCAGAAGCAACCTCCGTCGCCAGGGCACAAGAATTCAATCGCATTGCAGTCGGGAAATTCTACGATTCACTGGAGAACGTACAACAGAAGTACAACATTCCAAGGCAATTCAACGTCGATGAGAATTCAGTGATTCCA GTACAGACCagaaattccaaaattctaaCAATGCGGGGAAAAAGGCAGAAAAGCGCTATAACTTCAGCTGAGTGCTGA